Proteins encoded within one genomic window of Ptiloglossa arizonensis isolate GNS036 chromosome 3, iyPtiAriz1_principal, whole genome shotgun sequence:
- the Jar gene encoding myosin heavy chain 95F jaguar isoform X2 — MENQQVWVRDPQEGFIIGKFVDMVDGDALIMPLEPKYLQRTCPLDEVYPAGEYTKDVEDNCALMYLNEATLLNNVRTRYFKDRIYTYVANILIAVNPYCEVKNLYSPQTIKAYQGKSLGETPPHVFAIADKAFRDMKVLRQSQSIIVSGESGAGKTESTKYLLRYLCDLWGAKAGPIEQKILDANPVLEAFGNAKTKRNNNSSRFGKFMEVHFDSKCQVVGGYISHYLLEKSRVCLQSSDERNYHVFYMMCAGAPPELRAKLGITKPDDFNYLRNGCTQYFCNNESAKKLNDAQKSHDQISKGSLDDPILDDAEGFNAIDQALTRLGLTEAERMEIYTMVAAVLHLGNITFEDNPEDTKGGSKICASSERAVLMSAKLLGVDPEELRQALVSKVMQTSRGGIKGTVIMVPLKVYEANNARDALAKAIYSKLFDHIVSRINKSIPFKASSYYIGVLDIAGFEYFKVNSFEQFCINYCNEKLQQFFNERILKYEQDLYARESLNVPKISYVDNQDCIDLIESRNMGVFSLLDEESKLPTHSFAHFTSEVHRVWNGHFRITLPRTSRLKAHRELRDDEGFVIRHYAGGVCYQTNQFIEKNNDALHASLEALIQESNTKFLRTQFANNSSQKGKLTFISVGSKFKTQLGELMDKLKSNGTNFIRCIKPNNDMVAHQFDGNSILGQLRCSGMTSVLELMEHGYPSRVPFQELYNMYKSYLPPELVTLEPRFFCEALLHSLKLNKKDFKFGITRVFFKPGKFAEFDKIMKSDPENLQKLVANVKKWLLKSRWNKMQFCALSVIKLKNKIIYRRHHLIILQKTARMYIAKKQHRPRIKGILKIKNLKTQLIGMEETSKQLKDREKSMNNIKRLQNDLEAAIKKIKNNTRIKPAEIDSLYSNLVNEVNKQMASLQDMVKQQKIAEEQAKLRKIQQELELQKQRKEEEERKKREEEENRRKKHDIEMRRKVEEEQKRKQELEDQKAAVIIQAQMEKEAMEENKYRELLEQERRDHELAVRLAQESNGQVEDSPPPVRRSEQVRNNQAAMANKKYDLSKWKYSELRDAINTSCDIELLEACRHEFHRRLKVYHAWKARNRRRTTMDENERAPRSIMEAAAKTPRNPMKQSIVESSQRYFRIPFVRPSAPGQQDSHTSGKRGWWYAHFDGQYVARQMELHPDKAPILLVAGIDDMQMCELSLDETGLTRKRGAEVLEHEFNREWEKHGGKLYIPPCDRKK; from the exons ATGGAGAACCAGCAGGTATGGGTGCGGGACCCCCAGGAGGGTTTCATAATTGGAAAGTTCGTGGACATGGTCGATGGGGATGCGCTGATCATGCCGCTGGAACCAAAATATTTACAACGCACCTGCCCACTGGATGAGGTTTATCCTGCCGGGGAGTACACCAAAGACGTCGAAGACAATT GTGCTCTGATGTACCTGAACGAGGCCACGCTACTGAACAATGTGCGGACACGTTATTTCAAGGACAGAATATAC ACCTATGTTGCCAATATCTTAATCGCTGTAAATCCTTATTGCGAAGTGAAAAATCTATATTCACCTCAGACGATTAAAGCTTATCAAGGCAAGTCATTGGGAGAAACGCCGCCGCATGTTTTTGCCATTG CTGACAAAGCATTCAGAGATATGAAAGTGTTAAGACAGTCGCAGAGTATCATCGTTTCCGGTGAATCCGGAGCTGGCAAGACCGAATCGACGAAATATCTTCTTCGGTATCTATGCGATTTGTGGGGGGCCAAGGCCGGACCGATTGAACAGAAAATTTTGGACG CAAATCCTGTGTTGGAAGCCTTTGGAAATGCGAAGACCAAACGGAACAACAACAGCTCGCGTTTTGGCAAATTCATGGAGGTACACTTCGACTCAAAATGTCAAGTGGTTGGCGGTTACATATCTCACTATCTTCTGGAAAAGTCGAGGGTATGCCTTCAAAGCTCTGACGAGAGAAATTATCACGTTTTCTATATGATGTGCGCTGGTGCGCCTCCTGAACTTCGAGCGAAACTTGGAATTACGAAACCGGATGACTTCAACTATCTGAGGAACGGTTGCACACAGTACTTTTGTAACAACGAGTCGGCGAAAAAACTGAACGACGCTCAAAAGAGTCATGACCAAATATCGAAAGGTAGTTTGGACGATCCAATCCTGGACGATGCCGAAGGTTTCAATGCCATTGACCAG GCTTTAACGCGACTCGGTTTGACTGAAGCGGAAAGGATGGAAATTTACACGATGGTGGCTGCGGTGCTTCATCTTGGAAATATCACATTCGAAGATAATCCTGAGGATACAAAAGGTGGATCCAAAATATGTGCTAGTTCCGAGAGAGCGGTGTTGATGTCCGCTAAATTGTTAGGTGTTGATCCTGAAGAGCTCAGACAGGCTTTGGTTTCCAAGGTGATGCAGACTAGTCGCGGGGGTATCAAAGGAACGGTTATCAT GGTACCGTTGAAAGTTTACGAAGCCAACAATGCTAGGGACGCTCTGGCCAAAGCCATTTATAGTAAACTGTTTGATCATATTGTAAGTCGTATCAATAAAAGTATTCCTTTTAAAGCTTCGAGCTATTACATTGGTGTCTTAGATATCGCAGGTTTTG AGTATTTCAAAGTAAACAGTTTCGAACAGTTCTGTATAAACTATTGCAATGAAAAattgcaacaatttttcaacgagagGATCTTGAAGTACGAACAAGACCTTTACGCGAGGGAGTCTCTTAACGTACCCAAGATATCTTATGTCGACAATCAAGATTGCattg ATTTAATCGAGTCGAGGAACATGGGAGTTTTCAGTTTATTGGACGAGGAATCGAAATTACCGACTCACAGCTTCGCGCATTTCACCAGTGAGGTTCATCGGGTTTGGAATGGCCATTTCAGAATAACTTTGCCGAGAACTTCGCGTTTGAAGGCCCATAGAGAATTGCGCGACGATGAAGGATTTGTAATTCGTCATTATGCCGGTGGAGTCTGTTATCAAACG AAtcaatttatcgagaaaaacaaTGATGCGTTACACGCTTCTTTGGAAGCATTGATTCAGGAAAGCAACACCAAATTCCTTAGAACTCAATTTGCCAACAACTCGAGTCAGAAAGGAAAACTTACCTTCATCAGCGTTGGTAGTAAATTCAAAACTCAGCTAGGGGAGCTGATGGATAAATTAAAGAGCAAT gGAACAAACTTTATTCGTTGCATTAAACCCAATAACGACATGGTAGCTCACCAGTTCGATGGAAACAGTATTTTGGGACAGCTTCGTTGTTCAGGGATGACGTCTGTTTTGGAGCTTATGGAGCACGGCTATCCTAGCAGAGTTCCGTTTCAGGAACTCTATAACATGTACAAATCTTATCTTCCACCGGAGTTAGTTACATTAGAACCTAGGTTCTTCTGCGAAGCATTGCTTCACAGCTTGAAATTGAACAAGAAGGACTTTAAGTTTGGAATTACTAGAGTCTTCTTCAAACCAGGAAAGTTCGCTGAATTCGATAAGATCATGAAATCGGATCCTGAAAACTTACAGAAACTGGTAGCTAATGTGAAGAAATGGCTCCTTAAATCCCGATGGAACAAAATGCAATTTTGTGCTCTTTCTGTGATCAAACTGAAGAACAAGATTATTTATCGCAGACATCATCTAATCATTCTCCAAAAAACAGCGAGAATGTATATAGCCAAGAAACAGCATCGACCTCGTATAAAAGGAATCTTAAAGATAAAGAACTTGAAGACACAACTTATTGGAATGGAGGAGACGTCGAAACAGTTGAAGGATCGCGAGAAGTCAATGAACAATATAAAGAGACTCCAAAACGATTTAGAAGCGGCAATCAAGAAGATCAAGAATAACACGAGAATAAAACCGGCAGAAATTGATTCTCTTTATTCAAATTTAGTTAATGAGGTGAACAAACAAATGGCGTCGCTACAAGATATGGTCAAACAGCAGAAGATTGCCGAGGAACAAGCGAAATTGAGGAAGATCCAGCAAGAGTTAGAACTTCAGAAACAGCGgaaggaagaagaggaacgaaagaaaagggAGGAAGAAGAAAATAGGAGAAAGAAACACGATATCGAGATGAGAAGGAAAGTCGAAGAAGAACAGAAGAGGAAGCAAGAATTAGAGGACCAGAAAGCTGCAGTAATTATTCAa GCTCAAATGGAGAAAGAAGCAATGGAAGAGAACAAGTATCGCGAATTATTAGAACAAGAAAGAAGAGATCACGAATTGGCAGTTAGATTAGCCCAAGAATCAAATGGACAAGTCGAAGATTCACCACCACCTGTGCGAAG GTCAGAACAGGTACGCAACAATCAAGCAGCTATGGCTAATAAGAAGTATGATTTATCCAAATGGAAGTACTCCGAATTGCGAGACGCTATAAACACATCGTGTGACATCGAGTTACTAGAG GCTTGTCGTCACGAGTTCCATCGAAGATTAAAAGTTTATCACGCCTGGAAAGCGAGAAATCGCAGGAGAACGACCATGGATGAAAATGAAAGAGCGCCAAGGTCTATTATGGAAGCTG CTGCTAAAACACCCAGAAATCCAATGAAGCAATCGATAGTCGAGTCTTCGCAACGATACTTTAGAATTCCCTTCGTACGACCTTCTGCACCAGGGCAACAGGATTCGCATACCTCTGGTAAAAGGGGATGGTGGTACGCCCATTTTGACGGTCAATATGTTGCAAGACAGATGGAACTTCATCCTGACAAAGCACCAATTCTACTGGTAGCAG GTATCGACGACATGCAAATGTGCGAATTGAGCCTAGACGAGACCGGGTTGACTAGGAAACGCGGGGCCGAGGTGTTGGAACACGAGTTCAATCGTGAGTGGGAAAAGCACGGAGGGAAACTATACATTCCCCCATGCGATCGTAAGAAATGA
- the Jar gene encoding myosin heavy chain 95F jaguar isoform X1, translating into MENQQVWVRDPQEGFIIGKFVDMVDGDALIMPLEPKYLQRTCPLDEVYPAGEYTKDVEDNCALMYLNEATLLNNVRTRYFKDRIYTYVANILIAVNPYCEVKNLYSPQTIKAYQGKSLGETPPHVFAIADKAFRDMKVLRQSQSIIVSGESGAGKTESTKYLLRYLCDLWGAKAGPIEQKILDANPVLEAFGNAKTKRNNNSSRFGKFMEVHFDSKCQVVGGYISHYLLEKSRVCLQSSDERNYHVFYMMCAGAPPELRAKLGITKPDDFNYLRNGCTQYFCNNESAKKLNDAQKSHDQISKGSLDDPILDDAEGFNAIDQALTRLGLTEAERMEIYTMVAAVLHLGNITFEDNPEDTKGGSKICASSERAVLMSAKLLGVDPEELRQALVSKVMQTSRGGIKGTVIMVPLKVYEANNARDALAKAIYSKLFDHIVSRINKSIPFKASSYYIGVLDIAGFEYFKVNSFEQFCINYCNEKLQQFFNERILKYEQDLYARESLNVPKISYVDNQDCIDLIESRNMGVFSLLDEESKLPTHSFAHFTSEVHRVWNGHFRITLPRTSRLKAHRELRDDEGFVIRHYAGGVCYQTNQFIEKNNDALHASLEALIQESNTKFLRTQFANNSSQKGKLTFISVGSKFKTQLGELMDKLKSNGTNFIRCIKPNNDMVAHQFDGNSILGQLRCSGMTSVLELMEHGYPSRVPFQELYNMYKSYLPPELVTLEPRFFCEALLHSLKLNKKDFKFGITRVFFKPGKFAEFDKIMKSDPENLQKLVANVKKWLLKSRWNKMQFCALSVIKLKNKIIYRRHHLIILQKTARMYIAKKQHRPRIKGILKIKNLKTQLIGMEETSKQLKDREKSMNNIKRLQNDLEAAIKKIKNNTRIKPAEIDSLYSNLVNEVNKQMASLQDMVKQQKIAEEQAKLRKIQQELELQKQRKEEEERKKREEEENRRKKHDIEMRRKVEEEQKRKQELEDQKAAVIIQAQMEKEAMEENKYRELLEQERRDHELAVRLAQESNGQVEDSPPPVRSGSDVRVPSNNNRLARSEQVRNNQAAMANKKYDLSKWKYSELRDAINTSCDIELLEACRHEFHRRLKVYHAWKARNRRRTTMDENERAPRSIMEAAAKTPRNPMKQSIVESSQRYFRIPFVRPSAPGQQDSHTSGKRGWWYAHFDGQYVARQMELHPDKAPILLVAGIDDMQMCELSLDETGLTRKRGAEVLEHEFNREWEKHGGKLYIPPCDRKK; encoded by the exons ATGGAGAACCAGCAGGTATGGGTGCGGGACCCCCAGGAGGGTTTCATAATTGGAAAGTTCGTGGACATGGTCGATGGGGATGCGCTGATCATGCCGCTGGAACCAAAATATTTACAACGCACCTGCCCACTGGATGAGGTTTATCCTGCCGGGGAGTACACCAAAGACGTCGAAGACAATT GTGCTCTGATGTACCTGAACGAGGCCACGCTACTGAACAATGTGCGGACACGTTATTTCAAGGACAGAATATAC ACCTATGTTGCCAATATCTTAATCGCTGTAAATCCTTATTGCGAAGTGAAAAATCTATATTCACCTCAGACGATTAAAGCTTATCAAGGCAAGTCATTGGGAGAAACGCCGCCGCATGTTTTTGCCATTG CTGACAAAGCATTCAGAGATATGAAAGTGTTAAGACAGTCGCAGAGTATCATCGTTTCCGGTGAATCCGGAGCTGGCAAGACCGAATCGACGAAATATCTTCTTCGGTATCTATGCGATTTGTGGGGGGCCAAGGCCGGACCGATTGAACAGAAAATTTTGGACG CAAATCCTGTGTTGGAAGCCTTTGGAAATGCGAAGACCAAACGGAACAACAACAGCTCGCGTTTTGGCAAATTCATGGAGGTACACTTCGACTCAAAATGTCAAGTGGTTGGCGGTTACATATCTCACTATCTTCTGGAAAAGTCGAGGGTATGCCTTCAAAGCTCTGACGAGAGAAATTATCACGTTTTCTATATGATGTGCGCTGGTGCGCCTCCTGAACTTCGAGCGAAACTTGGAATTACGAAACCGGATGACTTCAACTATCTGAGGAACGGTTGCACACAGTACTTTTGTAACAACGAGTCGGCGAAAAAACTGAACGACGCTCAAAAGAGTCATGACCAAATATCGAAAGGTAGTTTGGACGATCCAATCCTGGACGATGCCGAAGGTTTCAATGCCATTGACCAG GCTTTAACGCGACTCGGTTTGACTGAAGCGGAAAGGATGGAAATTTACACGATGGTGGCTGCGGTGCTTCATCTTGGAAATATCACATTCGAAGATAATCCTGAGGATACAAAAGGTGGATCCAAAATATGTGCTAGTTCCGAGAGAGCGGTGTTGATGTCCGCTAAATTGTTAGGTGTTGATCCTGAAGAGCTCAGACAGGCTTTGGTTTCCAAGGTGATGCAGACTAGTCGCGGGGGTATCAAAGGAACGGTTATCAT GGTACCGTTGAAAGTTTACGAAGCCAACAATGCTAGGGACGCTCTGGCCAAAGCCATTTATAGTAAACTGTTTGATCATATTGTAAGTCGTATCAATAAAAGTATTCCTTTTAAAGCTTCGAGCTATTACATTGGTGTCTTAGATATCGCAGGTTTTG AGTATTTCAAAGTAAACAGTTTCGAACAGTTCTGTATAAACTATTGCAATGAAAAattgcaacaatttttcaacgagagGATCTTGAAGTACGAACAAGACCTTTACGCGAGGGAGTCTCTTAACGTACCCAAGATATCTTATGTCGACAATCAAGATTGCattg ATTTAATCGAGTCGAGGAACATGGGAGTTTTCAGTTTATTGGACGAGGAATCGAAATTACCGACTCACAGCTTCGCGCATTTCACCAGTGAGGTTCATCGGGTTTGGAATGGCCATTTCAGAATAACTTTGCCGAGAACTTCGCGTTTGAAGGCCCATAGAGAATTGCGCGACGATGAAGGATTTGTAATTCGTCATTATGCCGGTGGAGTCTGTTATCAAACG AAtcaatttatcgagaaaaacaaTGATGCGTTACACGCTTCTTTGGAAGCATTGATTCAGGAAAGCAACACCAAATTCCTTAGAACTCAATTTGCCAACAACTCGAGTCAGAAAGGAAAACTTACCTTCATCAGCGTTGGTAGTAAATTCAAAACTCAGCTAGGGGAGCTGATGGATAAATTAAAGAGCAAT gGAACAAACTTTATTCGTTGCATTAAACCCAATAACGACATGGTAGCTCACCAGTTCGATGGAAACAGTATTTTGGGACAGCTTCGTTGTTCAGGGATGACGTCTGTTTTGGAGCTTATGGAGCACGGCTATCCTAGCAGAGTTCCGTTTCAGGAACTCTATAACATGTACAAATCTTATCTTCCACCGGAGTTAGTTACATTAGAACCTAGGTTCTTCTGCGAAGCATTGCTTCACAGCTTGAAATTGAACAAGAAGGACTTTAAGTTTGGAATTACTAGAGTCTTCTTCAAACCAGGAAAGTTCGCTGAATTCGATAAGATCATGAAATCGGATCCTGAAAACTTACAGAAACTGGTAGCTAATGTGAAGAAATGGCTCCTTAAATCCCGATGGAACAAAATGCAATTTTGTGCTCTTTCTGTGATCAAACTGAAGAACAAGATTATTTATCGCAGACATCATCTAATCATTCTCCAAAAAACAGCGAGAATGTATATAGCCAAGAAACAGCATCGACCTCGTATAAAAGGAATCTTAAAGATAAAGAACTTGAAGACACAACTTATTGGAATGGAGGAGACGTCGAAACAGTTGAAGGATCGCGAGAAGTCAATGAACAATATAAAGAGACTCCAAAACGATTTAGAAGCGGCAATCAAGAAGATCAAGAATAACACGAGAATAAAACCGGCAGAAATTGATTCTCTTTATTCAAATTTAGTTAATGAGGTGAACAAACAAATGGCGTCGCTACAAGATATGGTCAAACAGCAGAAGATTGCCGAGGAACAAGCGAAATTGAGGAAGATCCAGCAAGAGTTAGAACTTCAGAAACAGCGgaaggaagaagaggaacgaaagaaaagggAGGAAGAAGAAAATAGGAGAAAGAAACACGATATCGAGATGAGAAGGAAAGTCGAAGAAGAACAGAAGAGGAAGCAAGAATTAGAGGACCAGAAAGCTGCAGTAATTATTCAa GCTCAAATGGAGAAAGAAGCAATGGAAGAGAACAAGTATCGCGAATTATTAGAACAAGAAAGAAGAGATCACGAATTGGCAGTTAGATTAGCCCAAGAATCAAATGGACAAGTCGAAGATTCACCACCACCTGTGCGAAG CGGTTCCGATGTACGAGTACCATCGAACAACAACAGGCTAGCAAG GTCAGAACAGGTACGCAACAATCAAGCAGCTATGGCTAATAAGAAGTATGATTTATCCAAATGGAAGTACTCCGAATTGCGAGACGCTATAAACACATCGTGTGACATCGAGTTACTAGAG GCTTGTCGTCACGAGTTCCATCGAAGATTAAAAGTTTATCACGCCTGGAAAGCGAGAAATCGCAGGAGAACGACCATGGATGAAAATGAAAGAGCGCCAAGGTCTATTATGGAAGCTG CTGCTAAAACACCCAGAAATCCAATGAAGCAATCGATAGTCGAGTCTTCGCAACGATACTTTAGAATTCCCTTCGTACGACCTTCTGCACCAGGGCAACAGGATTCGCATACCTCTGGTAAAAGGGGATGGTGGTACGCCCATTTTGACGGTCAATATGTTGCAAGACAGATGGAACTTCATCCTGACAAAGCACCAATTCTACTGGTAGCAG GTATCGACGACATGCAAATGTGCGAATTGAGCCTAGACGAGACCGGGTTGACTAGGAAACGCGGGGCCGAGGTGTTGGAACACGAGTTCAATCGTGAGTGGGAAAAGCACGGAGGGAAACTATACATTCCCCCATGCGATCGTAAGAAATGA